In Aegilops tauschii subsp. strangulata cultivar AL8/78 chromosome 3, Aet v6.0, whole genome shotgun sequence, one genomic interval encodes:
- the LOC109786729 gene encoding G-type lectin S-receptor-like serine/threonine-protein kinase At1g11300 encodes MAGWLAFTCCAGALILLFLPSLASEDRLVSGKPLYPGATVISDGGAFALGFFAPSNSTPAKLYLGIWYNDIPELTVVWVANRRNPSPTNTFSPPTLSLSNSSNLVLSDGGGRVIWTTDAVASTSSSSSPSMAVLENTGNLVVRSPNGSMLWQSFDHYTDTVLPGMKLRFKYGAQGGGQHLVSWKGPGDPSPGRFSYGADPATHLQIFVWDGDRPVVRSSPWTGYLVVSERQYQQDNNGAAVVVYMSVVDDGEEIYMTYTVAADAPRIRYVVTHSGEYQLRSWSNKSSVWLVLSRWPSQECKRYGYCGPYGYCDDLVRTCKCLHGFEPENTKEWDKGRFSAGCRRKDLLDCKDDGFLALPGMKSPDGFTRVGRDMSTSEECAAECRRNCSCVAYAYANLSSGRRSGGNVSRCLVWSADLVDTAKIGEGLDSDTLYLRLAGLNGEKPRGIVVMIVSPILGTGVVALCILLAWLKFKGKNRKWRKHKTFYEHGKGHPAHDHEFPFVRFEEIALATNNFSETCMIGQGGFGKVYKGMLGGQEVAVKRLSSDSQQGTKEFRNEVILIAKLQHRNLVRLLGCCGEGDEKLLIYEYLPNKSLDATLFDDSRRLLLDWTTRFNIIKGVARGLLYLHQDSRLTIIHRDLKAGNVLLDGEMKPKIADFGMARIFCDNQQNANTQRVVGTYGYMAPEYAMEGIFSTKSDVYSFGVLVLEVVTGIKRSSNSNIMGFPSLTVYSWNMWKEGKTEELVDSAIMNTHSLDEVFLCVHVALLCVQENPDDRPCISSVVFVLENGSSTLPTPNRPAYFTRQRIPMEQIIDDIQNSGNSFTLSEIHGR; translated from the exons ATGGCGGGTTGGCTGGCTTTTACCTGCTGCGCCGGGGCCCTGATTCTTCTCTTCTTGCCGTCTCTAGCGTCGGAGGACCGGCTTGTCTCCGGCAAGCCGCTCTACCCCGGCGCTACCGTCATATCCGATGGTGGTGCCTTCGCCTTGGGCTTCTTCGCCCCTTCCAACTCCACTCCGGCCAAGCTGTACCTTGGCATATGGTACAACGACATCCCCGAGCTCACCGTTGTGTGGGTTGCCAATCGAAGAAACCCATCACCGACTAACACCTTCTCTCCACCGACGCTCTCCCTCTCCAACTCGTCGAATCTCGTCCTCTCCGATGGCGGTGGCCGTGTCATTTGGACGACGGACGCCGTGGCTTCAACATCGAGCTCATCATCTCCCTCGATGGCGGTGCTCGAGAACACCGGCAACCTCGTCGTCCGGTCGCCAAACGGCAGCATGCTGTGGCAGAGCTTCGACCACTACACCGACACGGTCCTTCCCGGCATGAAGCTCCGGTTCAAGTACGGCGCGCAGGGTGGCGGCCAGCATCTGGTGTCCTGGAAGGGCCCCGGCGACCCCTCCCCGGGGCGCTTCTCTTACGGTGCTGACCCAGCCACACACCTTCAGATATTCGTCTGGGACGGGGATCGCCCAGTAGTCCGCAGCAGCCCGTGGACGGGGTACCTGGTGGTGAGCGAGCGGCAGTACCAACAGGATAACAATGGAGCAGCCGTGGTCGTCTACATGTCCGTCGTCGACGACGGCGAAGAGATCTACATGACCTACACCGTTGCCGCTGACGCGCCCCGCATCAGGTACGTGGTGACACATTCCGGCGAATACCAACTCCGTAGCTGGAGCAACAAGTCGTCGGTGTGGTTAGTCCTCTCAAGGTGGCCATCCCAGGAATGCAAGCGGTACGGCTACTGCGGCCCGTATGGCTACTGTGACGACTTAGTGCGGACGTGCAAATGccttcacggcttcgagccggAGAACACGAAGGAGTGGGACAAAGGTAGGTTCTCAGCAGGGTGCCGACGGAAGGATCTGCTGGACTGCAAGGACGACGGCTTTTTGGCCTTGCCGGGAATGAAGTCACCCGATGGGTTCACTCGCGTGGGCAGGGACATGAGCACGTCGGAGGAGTGCGCGGCAGAGTGCAGACGCAATTGTTCATGCGTGGCATACGCGTACGCCAACCTGAGCAGCGGACGACGGTCCGGTGGAAACGTGTCACGGTGCTTGGTGTGGTCGGCGGATTTGGTTGACACCGCCAAGATAGGCGAAGGGCTCGACTCCGACACACTATATCTCCGCCTTGCAGGCTTGAATG GTGAAAAACCAAGGGGCATTGTAGTGATGATTGTATCACCAATTTTAGGAACTGGCGTTGTGGCACTCTGCATTTTACTGGCATGGCTAAAATTTAAAG GaaaaaataggaaatggagaaaACACAAGACCTTTTATGAACATGGGAAAGGACACCCTGCCCATGATCACGAATTTCCATTTGTTAGATTTGAGGAAATTGCTCTAGCAACGAACAATTTCTCTGAGACATGTATGATTGGACAGGGAGGATTTGGAAAGGTCTATAAG GGTATGTTAGGTGGCCAAGAAGTTGCTGTCAAGAGGCTAAGTAGTGATTCTCAACAAGGAACAAAGGAATTCAGAAATGAAGTAATTCTAATTGCCAAACTACAACATAGAAACTTGGTTCGACTTCTTGGATGTTGTGGAGAAGGAGATGAGAAGTTACTGATTTATGAGTATCTACCCAACAAAAGCTTAGATGCTACCCTTTTTG ATGATTCAAGAAGACTATTGTTGGATTGGACAACAAGATTTAATATAATAAAAGGAGTTGCGAGAGGACTTCTGTATCTCCACCAAGACTCAAGACTGACTATAATTCATCGGGATCTGAAAGCCGGAAATGTTTTGTTAGATGGAGAAATGAAACCCAAGATAGCAGATTTCGGCATGGCGAGGATTTTCTGTGATAACCAACAAAATGCAAACACTCAACGTGTCGTGGGAACATA TGGCTACATGGCTCCTGAGTATGCAATGGAAGGCATTTTCTCTACTAAGTCTGACGTCTACAGCTTTGGCGTGTTAGTACTTGAGGTTGTAACCGGTATAAAGAGAAGCTCCAATAGTAACATCATGGGCTTCCCTAGTCTCACAGTCTAC TCATGGAATATGTGGAAGGAAGGGAAGACAGAGGAATTGGTGGACTCTGCTATCATGAATACTCATTCTTTGGATGAAGTTTTTCTTTGCGTCCATGTAGCACTCTTGTGTGTTCAGGAGAACCCAGATGACAGGCCATGCATATCATCAGTTGTGTTTGTCCTAGAAAACGGAAGCTCCACACTTCCAACCCCCAATCGCCCTGCCTACTTTACACGACAGCGCATACCAATGGAGCAAATCATAGATGATATACAGAACTCTGGGAACAGCTTTACTCTCAGCGAGATTCATGGGAGGTGA